Genomic DNA from Oscillospiraceae bacterium:
TTATGGTCGATAAAGATTTAAAAGAGCGAATTAAAGAAGTGGCTGTTGAGCATTTCAACAGAACAGGATACTATGGAACAACCATACGCAACATAGCAAGCGATGTGAATTGTTCCTTGCCGATGATTTATTATTATTACAAGAATAAAAAAGAATTGTTTGATGAAATTATAAAAAAAGATTATTTTAATCTTTTAAAAAGGCAAGCTTTGCTCTTGAAAATCAACAATATAATAGATTTTTATACGAAGTTCGTATATGATCTGAACGACCTGAGCAACTATGATAAACAAGTTTACCGACTTGGTATCAAGGTTTATCTGTCCTTTGACGGAGATGAGGAACTAATGAAACTCATGGATGAGTGGGAAAAGACCATACTTCCCAGACACTATAAAATTCTGCAGCCATATCTGATGAATACGAATAACGATACGGTAATTACTCGAACTCTGGTGCACTTATTGGAAACAATGATCGAAAACATCATCGTGAAAAATAGATATCTGTCTGAAAAAGAGATTCGGGAAGAAATCGATGTTGTCCTTCGCGGATGCGAATAATTTATATATAAGCTGACAATTTAACGCAAAATCAGCCGGCATATGAAAATGCCGGTTAATATTTACCTCGATATCTAACGAACGTTATTAAAAATCAATGAGATATTGGTTTATAATATTTATTGCCGCGCTATTAAAACGGCATTTAAATAAGCCTTGTTTCATAAGAGAGAAAAGCCCATACACCAGAGTTTTTCTCTCTATAAGCGGTAATCATTTAAATGCCGAGTTAATAATAATAAATTGAAAAGGAGATGCAGAAGTGAAAATTGAAAAAAGGCTTGCATTGCTGCAAAACACATATGCAGCATCAGTCGCAGAAACGGTCAACACATATGAAAAGTTAAAAGCGCTGGAGGTAGTTGTTGAGCGAAGAAAAGAAAGGCAGATGCAGACAGCGCCTTATCTTAATCAGCAATTGAGCATTGAATGCATTGAAGACGTTTTCTATAAGCTTTCGGAGGTCTATGGCTGCGCAGACTGGTCTTTGGAGAAAACTGATGATGTTTACATAGCTACTGCAACATCGTGTAAGCTCTGTGCGTTATCAAAGAAGATGGGAGGAGCAAACCCATGTAATGGATGGTGTCTTGATCCGATGATCGCCATGTTATCCGCCGTTGGTAAAATGGACTCTAAGAAAATTTCAGTTGAAAGCACTTTAATGAGCAGTGACAGATGCAGAGTTATTATTAAAACAGCAATTCAATAATAATTATTCGGCTCACATTGTGAGACACACATGAAAAAACAGCAGCCAAGTCATCGCCTTAGCTGTTGTTTTTCGCTTCTTGTTTATACTACATCCATACAGTATGGTGAACCGCTTTGAAATAAAAGCGGTTTGCTTTATTTCTTCAAATGTTCATACCCATAGTCTTTAGCCGAAATTTCACGATAAACCATAATCATATTGAACGCTGTGTTTTTTAATCCGTTTTCAGGAAAATCAAAGATATTATGAAAATGAGAACTATCATTCAGCAAAAAGACAAACTTTGAGCTATCTGATGTATTATAGAACGGAACAATTGTCCCGGTATCAAGCTTTACGCCCGGCCAGCCTTGAGCCACCATGAACTCTGACCAATTCCATTGAGTCTTATTTTGAATGTGATTCTCGATGAGTGCTCCGATGGAATCATAATCCAGAGCCTTCCAATCATTAAATCCTGCATAATTGGAACCGGCAAGCTCGGACATATATGTCGTAACTTGATTTTTCGTTTTGCCTGCCATTATAAAATCATCACCGGAGTTTCCAAACTCAATATTTTTTGAATAATACATGCCATCCCATTTTGCATCAACAACGATATTTTTCTCTATAGGAAGAACCATGAGCGCTTCTTGCTGTTCCAGATGGGATTTATATCGATTAATACAGTCCATTATTATTGCAGCATTGTCCCCGGTTTTTTGTTCTGTGGCGTGATAATACTCAACCTGAAGAATAAGAATAGCATCCTGATATTGTCTGAAGAAATCGTATTGCGCCTTGACTTTGTTATAGTCATCAGAATCCAGATAGCGGTCTTCATAAACGATCTCGTGCCAAAGAGTTAGAAGAGGTTTTTCACCGGCCAAACCTACAAGCTGGTTGTGAATCACATCCGCGTTATCGATAATTTTCGATTCAATCCTGTTTATAAGACTCTGTCTTGCTGTCTCGGGATTTGCGGGCGGATTAGTTATAAAATTGTTTAAATCCCTTCGTATACTGTATACACTAGAAATCAGATCATTTAACTGCAGTACTCGATTCCCGTAATCAGACAAAGCCTGCTGATGCGTTAGTTGTTTAAGCATATCTTTCAGCTGTGTGACGATATTGTCAAGCTGATTGCTGATTGCGTCAAGCTTTATAGACATTTTCGTCATTTCTGCTTTCATATCAGCCATGCCATCCTGGATTTTCGCCAGTTCCTCGGCGGTATGGTCTTCTTCGCCGAAGTTGATCCCGGCTTTGTCAAGTCCCCAGCCCATCAGTTCGCCGCCGACATAGGACACTGCACCCTCTGCAAGCGTAGTTGCCAGCCAAGAGGCGGCACCTTGCAGCATTATGGATTCCTGAAATGGATGAGTTTTACCGGAGTCAATCTCAATCAGAAGCTTTTCTATAAAAGGATTTATTCCGCCGTTTTCACTGGCTTCTTTCAAAAATTGATCATTGTTGAAATATTCATTTGAAATCTGCGTCCCGCTCGGAAGATCAAACCATTCCGGTATTTCCAGAAGATTTTTTACCGCAAGAAAAGCGTCGGTAAGACTTGCTTCAGGATATTTGTCGAGATATGCGCTGACAATGGTTGTGACGGGATTTATGTAGATTGTATCTGATTCAGTGTTATAGTCACGCACATCAACGCTCAGTTTTCCTGAGAATTTCTCATTGTATATAGTGCCGTCTTCGGTGACAATTCTGAAGTCAGAGGGAAGAGCTGATGTTTTAATCAGCATTCTGCCCTGCTCGTCAGTAATAAGGTTATCTGATTTAAGAATTTGCTTGCCGCTTGTGTCGTATACGCTTAAAACAGCGGATGATACAGGCACGCCTGCATACACCAAGCTGTTTATCGTGCATTCATTACGGCTGCAACCGACAGATATCATACAAGTGAGCGTGAGAGCAAAGCATAAAGTATAGGAAATAATCTTTTTTAACCGTTTGATAATCATCATTTTACCTTTTTCAAATATATTTGGACAATATTTTGTCCACTTGTCCACTTGTCCAGATGTATAGCTAAAAGCATATACACATCTAGATTAACAAATAACATTTTAACACAATATACATAGTCTGTCAAGTAATCTGTAACAAAGCATGACATTTTAAAAATTTCATCAATTATTTTTATTTAGTTGGCTTAAAACTGTGGGTAAGGTCTGACATCCAGAAAAACGGAAGTGCCGCGCACTGCATAACCACTGAAAATATTACCAGCCACATGGGCGATAAATCATAAAGAACGCCCATCATCCAGCTTCCCAGAAACCAACATATACCAAAAGCAGTCTGGAAAATACCGAAACCGGAGGAACGGCTTTGCTTTGGTACGATACTTGACACAGCAGCTTTTAGTATTGATTCCTGCGCCCCCATGCCGATACCCCATAATGCGACACCGAGAAACAGCGCCCATCGCGACGTAACCGAGAAAATCAGAATAGCAAACGGCGCAGAAATAAGAGTGGATAACATCAAAACTCTGATACCGCGTTTATCAAACAGCCATCCGAAAAAGAGAGCGGAAAAAGCGTCCACTGCCATAGCTCCCGCATAAATCAGCGGTAATGTATCAGTAGAAATGAGTCCGGTCCGGGCGGTATGCATAGTTATCATAGTAAAATCCAGAAAGCCGGCGGCAAATAAGCTGATGGCGATGATATAAAGAATAAACGAACGGTTCATTCTGAAAGGTACAGTTTCTTTCGCGGCAGGTTCGAATTCTTCCGGATTCGGATAACGCTGTTTTGCGATCAGCAGTAAAATTACGGTTATTATGGCGGGAATACCGAGTATTGCAAAACAGATTTTATACGTGGTAAAATGATCTTTGCTTTTATTCAGGAGCATAACTATAAAGAGCAGAACCGGTCCGAGAAACGCGCCGATCTGATCAAGGAACTCCTGTATGGCAAAACCCTTTCCGGCACCGGTTTGCGATGTGGCGAAGGATAATATCGTATCCTTCGCAGGTTTCTTGATGGCCTTACCTGCGCGCTGCACAACAATCAGCATACATGCCAGCAGCCAGCCGCCGCGCCCGACCAGAGCCAACGCGGGAATAGCCATACAGTCTATCAGATAACCCAAAACGGTCAACAGCCAGTATTTTTTCGTCCTGTCCGTTATCCAACCGGTGACGAGCCGAAGGGAATAGCCTATAAGCTCACCAAGACCGGACACAAAGCCTATGGCCGCAGCGGAAGCTCCTGCAAGACTAAGAAAATCTCCAAGTATACTTGCCGCTCCTTCGTGGGTCATATCGGAAAACAAGCTTACGATACCCATTAATAAAATAAAACCCAAAGCTGCCTTTTTCATAAATGCTTTTTTATCCATGCCGTTCACTTCCTCTATTTTTCATTATATATTATAACATTTATGCCGGTATCATCAATGCTTTTTCATAGCTTCAGTAACGGCAACTGTAACCGTAACCACGATGGTAACGCGGTCGTTTACCTGTGCCAAGAAAGTCCATCATGAAATTATTGTGGATTATGCTCATTATGCAAATCTTAACTTACATCATTCCCCGAACAGGTTTATTTGCGACATTATAAAGAACAGAGCTGTGCCAATTACTAAAACACAAGTTATTTGCTTCGGGCTTTTATATAAAACCATAATTGTCGCTGCCCATAGAATCAATTCCGGAATATAGCTGATATCAAAATACCAAAATCCAAAATAGAACGCCTGCCGTGCAAACATCATAAAAACAACTGCCGAAATACAGACTGATACAACATGAGTTCCTTTTGCGTACCAGCATACTGCTCCTAAAAACAGTGATAATACTGTCATGGCTATCCAAATCATCATATATGACTTTGGAAAAAAGCCGGCTATTTTTATTGTATATATATAATAACTGCCTACCATACCTATAAAAAACATAAAGCTATTTAAGGCAGCTCTTAATGGTGTCTTTGAATAGACAGATATACAGACGCCAATAAACATCCATACACCCATACGTGAAAAGAAATTATTCAAATCCAAAGCTTCTAAAAATGCTGGCAGCAAATTGCTCGGAGTCACATCCAATGCTTTTGAAATTATGCCAAGTGCAATTCCAATAGCAAATATAATTGATGAATATATATAATTTTTTTATAAACAGACAAGCATTCTGGCGTTCGGATTTTATTTAAATTCTCTAAAATAACAGCCTCCGGTTACATTAATTATTTCAATTTCATCCTGTTGAATTATAGCATAAATATTTACTTTTTCAATAGCTATTCTCTGACAAAGGTACAAAATATAGAACACTAAAGCAATATTTTCTATAAAATGCTCTAAACATATTGACAAAACTTGATTTGACGCATATAATAACAACATATCAAATAATTATGATATGAGGTGATCACTTGGAAACTATATATGAAAAAAACGCAAAGATATTCAAAGCGTTTTGTGATGAAAAGCGTTTGCAAATTCTTGAGCTACTGCGTGGCGGAGAAAAATG
This window encodes:
- a CDS encoding TetR/AcrR family transcriptional regulator; protein product: MVDKDLKERIKEVAVEHFNRTGYYGTTIRNIASDVNCSLPMIYYYYKNKKELFDEIIKKDYFNLLKRQALLLKINNIIDFYTKFVYDLNDLSNYDKQVYRLGIKVYLSFDGDEELMKLMDEWEKTILPRHYKILQPYLMNTNNDTVITRTLVHLLETMIENIIVKNRYLSEKEIREEIDVVLRGCE
- a CDS encoding MFS transporter is translated as MDKKAFMKKAALGFILLMGIVSLFSDMTHEGAASILGDFLSLAGASAAAIGFVSGLGELIGYSLRLVTGWITDRTKKYWLLTVLGYLIDCMAIPALALVGRGGWLLACMLIVVQRAGKAIKKPAKDTILSFATSQTGAGKGFAIQEFLDQIGAFLGPVLLFIVMLLNKSKDHFTTYKICFAILGIPAIITVILLLIAKQRYPNPEEFEPAAKETVPFRMNRSFILYIIAISLFAAGFLDFTMITMHTARTGLISTDTLPLIYAGAMAVDAFSALFFGWLFDKRGIRVLMLSTLISAPFAILIFSVTSRWALFLGVALWGIGMGAQESILKAAVSSIVPKQSRSSGFGIFQTAFGICWFLGSWMMGVLYDLSPMWLVIFSVVMQCAALPFFWMSDLTHSFKPTK